The following are encoded together in the Bacteroidota bacterium genome:
- a CDS encoding response regulator, with protein MTVLVVDDEPAYRMLVRELLIEDGCDVLTAENGDEALRKLSVIHPDIIVSDVYMPVMDGAKLHRCVRANPRYEKLPFLFVSGYNDAHTMQSVRDPRYDGFVSKGGPADELKKWIKYLTTPEGKRSRFLPGHSGPMN; from the coding sequence ATGACTGTTTTAGTTGTTGATGACGAGCCTGCGTATAGAATGCTTGTACGCGAATTGCTGATCGAAGATGGTTGTGATGTGCTTACAGCGGAAAACGGCGACGAGGCGCTTCGAAAGCTGTCGGTAATTCATCCCGATATTATTGTATCGGATGTGTATATGCCGGTAATGGACGGGGCAAAGTTGCATCGTTGCGTGCGGGCTAATCCTCGATACGAGAAGTTGCCGTTCCTGTTCGTGTCCGGATACAACGATGCTCATACAATGCAGAGCGTCCGTGATCCCCGCTATGACGGCTTCGTAAGCAAGGGAGGCCCGGCAGACGAACTGAAGAAATGGATCAAATATCTCACGACTCCCGAAGGCAAGCGCTCGCGGTTTCTGCCGGGCCACTCCGGGCCCATGAACTGA
- a CDS encoding efflux RND transporter permease subunit, protein MIERIIDFSARNRFIIIVAYLLVIGTGIWAVRNTPLDAIPDLSENQVIVFTEWMGRSPQLIEDQITFPLVTALQGVPEVHAIRAQSMFGMSFVYIIFNESTDLYWARSRVLEKLATIQSSLPQGAKTQLGPDGTGVGHVYWYTVEGKYDLGTLRAIQDWYVKLNLQGVQGVAEVASIGGYVKQYQVDVDPNKMKAYGIGLDDIRTAVMRSNNDVGGKILEVSDAEYFVRGQGYIQSVKDVENIIVGRGSAGTPVYVHNIGTVQLGGDIRRGSLEKDGKGQVVGGIVVMRYGENAKDVIDRVKKKIHEITPGLPPGVEIKMAYDRSDLITASVGTLNRALLEEALVVSIMVMIFLLHFRSVLRVIIEIPVAVLIAFIFMKVFNITSNIMSLGGIALAIGVIVDASIVLVENAYRNVARAQETKEELTKQDFINISIQSARQVGPAIFFSVMIMVVSFLPVFFLEGQEGKLFRPLAFTKTFVLLGSAFIAITLVPVLMTMLTRGKFRTENQNPITKILNKLYAPIIRWVLKNRKTTIALNVLALIITIPMIMSIGSEFMPPLDEGSLLFMPVTLPSASITEVNRIMQVQDAIIKSVPEVELVLGKAGKAETSTDPAPVSMIESIILLKPKSEWRPGITKDDIIAELDAKLQIPGVRNGWTQPIINRINMLSTGVRTDLGVKIFGTNLDTLERLAIQSEQILRKVPGAADLYAERTQGGLFLDININREAVARYGINIGAVQDIIETAVGGENIGTVIEGRQRFPIRVRYAREMRNSVDELKSLLVAVGGSGGGMTEPSKGGQPMAEAEGMGGASEGVWGKTAVRISQPQLALVPTTETRFLRSEVSTGKYVPLGQLASIEMVPGPPMISSENAQLRSIVFLNVRGRDMGSFVNEAKEVLANELKLPQGYNVEWSGQWENQIRAKERLTVLMPIVFFIIFVMLYLVTKDFTEALVVMLSVPFALIGGVYLVYILGYNFSVAVWVGFIALYGLAVETGVVMVVYLHEALDRRIHAHKSGQRGAVTQHDILDATIEGSVLRLRPKIMTVGTSMIALIPIMWSTGVGADVMQPLVAPMIGGLVTSTVHVLVVTPVLFYIMKVRALRKGTLEISKMANWMKE, encoded by the coding sequence ATGATAGAAAGAATCATAGACTTCTCCGCCCGCAACCGCTTCATCATCATCGTTGCGTACTTGTTGGTGATCGGCACGGGCATTTGGGCGGTGCGCAACACGCCGCTTGATGCGATTCCGGACTTGTCGGAGAACCAAGTCATTGTCTTCACCGAATGGATGGGGCGCTCGCCTCAATTGATCGAAGATCAAATCACGTTCCCGCTCGTGACTGCGTTGCAGGGAGTGCCCGAGGTTCACGCCATCCGTGCGCAATCAATGTTCGGCATGTCGTTCGTCTACATCATCTTCAACGAGTCAACAGATTTGTACTGGGCGAGGAGCCGTGTGCTTGAAAAGCTCGCGACGATTCAATCGTCGTTGCCGCAGGGAGCAAAGACCCAACTCGGTCCCGATGGAACGGGTGTCGGCCACGTCTATTGGTACACTGTCGAGGGCAAGTACGATCTCGGCACGCTGCGCGCAATTCAGGATTGGTATGTGAAACTGAACCTGCAAGGTGTGCAGGGCGTTGCCGAAGTCGCTTCCATCGGCGGCTACGTGAAGCAGTATCAAGTTGATGTTGACCCGAACAAGATGAAGGCGTACGGCATCGGGCTCGATGATATTCGAACCGCCGTGATGCGTTCCAACAACGATGTCGGCGGGAAAATTCTTGAAGTCTCGGATGCCGAGTATTTTGTTCGTGGACAGGGATATATTCAGTCGGTGAAAGATGTCGAGAATATCATTGTCGGAAGAGGTTCTGCCGGAACGCCGGTGTACGTTCACAACATCGGCACGGTGCAGTTGGGCGGCGATATTCGACGCGGCTCGTTGGAGAAGGACGGCAAAGGACAGGTGGTCGGCGGCATCGTGGTGATGCGCTACGGCGAGAATGCCAAAGATGTGATTGATAGAGTGAAGAAGAAGATTCACGAGATTACTCCCGGACTTCCTCCCGGCGTCGAAATTAAGATGGCGTATGACAGAAGCGATTTGATTACTGCCTCCGTCGGAACGCTCAATCGCGCTTTGCTGGAGGAGGCGCTCGTCGTCAGCATCATGGTGATGATTTTCCTTCTCCACTTCCGAAGCGTGCTTCGGGTGATCATCGAAATACCAGTTGCCGTGCTGATTGCGTTTATCTTCATGAAAGTCTTCAACATCACGTCCAACATCATGTCGCTGGGAGGAATTGCGCTTGCCATCGGCGTGATTGTGGATGCCTCGATTGTGCTGGTGGAGAATGCGTACCGCAATGTGGCGCGGGCGCAGGAAACGAAAGAGGAGTTGACGAAGCAAGACTTCATCAACATCTCCATTCAATCAGCAAGGCAAGTCGGGCCGGCGATCTTTTTCTCGGTTATGATTATGGTTGTGTCATTTCTCCCTGTCTTTTTTTTGGAAGGGCAGGAGGGAAAGCTGTTCCGGCCGCTTGCGTTTACGAAAACATTCGTCCTGCTCGGCTCAGCGTTTATCGCCATTACGCTTGTTCCTGTTCTGATGACGATGTTGACACGCGGGAAGTTCAGAACGGAGAATCAGAATCCCATCACAAAAATCCTCAACAAACTCTACGCTCCGATCATACGTTGGGTGTTGAAGAATAGAAAGACAACCATTGCGCTGAACGTTCTCGCTCTCATCATAACGATTCCGATGATCATGAGTATCGGATCGGAGTTCATGCCACCGTTGGATGAAGGCAGCCTGTTGTTCATGCCGGTCACGTTGCCGTCGGCTTCCATCACGGAGGTGAATCGCATCATGCAAGTACAGGATGCAATCATCAAGTCTGTTCCTGAAGTCGAGCTTGTTCTCGGCAAAGCAGGCAAGGCCGAAACGTCAACCGATCCGGCGCCCGTCAGCATGATCGAGTCCATCATTCTTCTCAAACCAAAATCGGAATGGCGTCCCGGCATCACGAAGGACGATATCATCGCCGAGCTTGATGCCAAGCTGCAAATCCCCGGCGTGCGCAACGGCTGGACTCAGCCTATCATCAACCGCATCAACATGCTTTCGACCGGCGTGCGGACGGATTTGGGCGTGAAGATTTTCGGAACGAATCTCGATACGCTTGAGCGGCTTGCGATTCAGTCCGAGCAGATTCTGAGGAAGGTGCCCGGCGCGGCAGACCTGTACGCCGAGCGGACACAAGGCGGACTCTTTCTCGACATCAACATCAATCGTGAAGCGGTTGCGCGCTACGGTATCAACATCGGCGCGGTGCAGGATATTATTGAGACGGCGGTTGGCGGCGAGAATATCGGGACGGTGATCGAGGGACGTCAACGCTTTCCGATTCGTGTCCGCTATGCGCGAGAGATGAGGAACAGTGTTGATGAATTGAAGAGCCTGCTTGTTGCGGTGGGCGGCTCCGGCGGAGGAATGACCGAACCTTCTAAAGGCGGCCAACCGATGGCGGAAGCGGAAGGAATGGGAGGCGCGAGTGAAGGTGTGTGGGGAAAGACAGCAGTGCGCATTTCACAGCCGCAGCTCGCACTTGTGCCGACGACGGAGACGCGGTTTCTCCGCAGTGAAGTTTCAACGGGAAAGTACGTGCCGCTCGGCCAGCTTGCATCAATCGAAATGGTCCCGGGTCCACCGATGATTTCCAGCGAGAACGCCCAGCTTCGTTCGATTGTCTTTCTGAATGTGAGAGGGAGAGACATGGGGAGTTTTGTGAATGAAGCGAAAGAGGTTCTCGCGAACGAATTGAAGCTACCGCAAGGATACAACGTTGAGTGGAGCGGACAGTGGGAGAATCAGATTCGAGCAAAGGAACGTCTTACGGTTCTCATGCCGATTGTCTTCTTCATCATTTTTGTGATGTTGTATCTTGTTACGAAAGATTTTACCGAAGCGTTGGTGGTGATGCTCTCGGTTCCTTTTGCGCTCATCGGCGGAGTCTATCTTGTCTACATTCTCGGGTACAACTTCTCAGTCGCGGTGTGGGTCGGGTTCATCGCATTGTACGGCCTTGCCGTTGAGACGGGTGTGGTGATGGTCGTGTACTTGCATGAAGCGCTTGACAGAAGGATTCATGCACACAAGTCTGGCCAGCGGGGAGCAGTCACCCAACATGACATTCTCGATGCTACAATCGAAGGCTCGGTGTTGCGCCTTCGTCCGAAGATCATGACGGTGGGGACGAGCATGATTGCGCTGATTCCCATCATGTGGAGTACGGGAGTCGGGGCGGATGTTATGCAGCCGCTTGTTGCCCCCATGATCGGGGGGTTGGTGACATCGACTGTTCACGTTCTTGTCGTCACGCCGGTTCTGTTTTATATCATGAAAGTACGGGCGTTGCGAAAAGGAACGCTGGAAATCTCAAAGATGGCAAACTGGATGAAGGAATAG
- a CDS encoding heavy-metal-associated domain-containing protein: protein MFNKSLLFLTIFILVGCQKPESDKQSDGVVTTSIEVKTVKCEMCVDNITKALEAVEGVTKANVDLKKKVASVQYLPSKLALAVLEHTIAEAGYDANETKRNEEVYRTLPKCCQ from the coding sequence ATGTTCAACAAGTCACTGTTGTTTCTCACCATCTTCATCCTTGTCGGTTGTCAGAAACCGGAAAGCGACAAGCAGTCGGATGGCGTTGTGACAACTTCCATCGAAGTGAAAACGGTGAAGTGCGAGATGTGTGTTGACAATATTACGAAGGCGTTGGAAGCGGTTGAAGGAGTCACCAAAGCGAATGTTGATTTGAAGAAGAAGGTCGCCTCCGTTCAATACCTTCCGTCGAAGCTTGCACTTGCAGTTCTCGAACATACAATCGCCGAGGCTGGTTATGACGCAAACGAAACGAAGCGCAACGAGGAGGTGTACCGTACCCTTCCCAAATGTTGTCAGTAG
- a CDS encoding NAD-dependent epimerase/dehydratase family protein → MRKPAVLVTGANGEMGHGLIDALAKIGNYSIIALDVRPIDESMKHKCSDVIVGDILETRLLERMQSEYEVHSIYHLAALLSTRAEFTPEAAHRVNVEGTLNLLKLAIEQARWHGQPVKFMFPSSIAVYGLPSKEVKRKAGKVKESDWNYPATMYGVNKLYCEHLGRYYEKHYRQLASDNAGSGVDFRSIRFPGLISAVTVPSGGTSDYAPEMLHAAAQGKAYSCFVREDVRIPFMAMPDAITALLKLHDAPKNKLSTNVYNIGSFSPSAGRIFEIVKKEFPDAEIRFSPDDKRQAIVDTWPEDVDDSVARNDWGWRPEFDEARAFNEYLIPVIRKRYA, encoded by the coding sequence ATTCGCAAGCCTGCGGTACTTGTCACAGGTGCCAACGGCGAAATGGGGCACGGCCTTATTGACGCTCTGGCCAAAATCGGCAACTACAGCATTATCGCCCTCGATGTACGTCCCATTGATGAATCAATGAAACACAAATGCAGCGACGTCATCGTCGGCGATATTCTCGAAACCCGTCTGCTCGAGCGCATGCAAAGCGAGTACGAAGTACACAGCATTTATCATCTCGCGGCGCTTCTCTCAACGCGTGCGGAGTTTACGCCGGAGGCGGCTCACCGTGTAAATGTTGAAGGGACATTGAATCTGCTGAAGCTTGCCATCGAACAAGCCCGCTGGCACGGCCAGCCGGTGAAGTTCATGTTCCCCAGCTCGATTGCGGTGTATGGATTGCCGAGCAAGGAAGTGAAGAGGAAAGCAGGAAAGGTGAAGGAATCAGATTGGAATTATCCGGCAACGATGTACGGTGTCAACAAGTTGTATTGCGAGCATCTCGGCCGCTATTACGAGAAACATTACCGGCAGCTTGCGTCGGATAATGCCGGAAGCGGCGTGGATTTCCGCTCGATCCGGTTTCCGGGATTGATCAGCGCCGTTACCGTGCCGAGCGGCGGTACAAGCGACTATGCCCCCGAAATGTTGCACGCGGCAGCGCAGGGGAAAGCATATTCGTGTTTCGTCCGGGAGGATGTCCGCATTCCTTTCATGGCGATGCCTGATGCCATCACAGCTCTTCTCAAACTGCATGACGCCCCGAAAAACAAACTCTCGACTAACGTTTACAACATCGGCAGTTTCAGTCCCTCGGCGGGACGCATTTTCGAGATTGTGAAGAAGGAATTTCCGGATGCCGAAATCCGCTTCTCACCCGACGACAAGCGCCAAGCGATTGTGGACACATGGCCTGAAGATGTCGATGATTCTGTCGCACGGAACGACTGGGGTTGGCGGCCTGAATTCGACGAAGCACGTGCATTCAACGAGTATTTGATTCCCGTAATCAGAAAACGCTACGCATAA
- a CDS encoding DUF3160 domain-containing protein has protein sequence MKTRRLRFTLPIFLVSTSFAVAQSLPFSIEAYRQFLQQHQVVSAAELRGMYPAGYFLANTNTALGGIAYFDSIDSHYQLTNYEKQLLQQHNFAVTERLKYESFAKAFDDVYKKDLPVFVSTDAILHAIHMSYDRILKEVEYTFLMAKLNALLSSLHAQVPALASRYANVPAMRTSLKDLDVYLTVPRKLLGNSVAPYFSDNIPVVDTLLQLVYAEHGYVEYPLFSSANRLIDFSQFRPRGHYIGPTVPIEFSWYFRAMMWLGRMEIYLIAPITADPPVPHADVQRQVIDAALVAEAAQLANVYPLLQEMDDIIRFFVGESDNVTLPNVRSLLQMTQIDSASQLLDVQRFAALQDTLRRQSYAFQLIMSQLLRGDPMSADSITPASSFLLLGQRFVIDSYVTGSVVYDRIKYQNVRVKRMLPATMDILFALGNSATAQLLQEGINQYHYGQNLAALRYLIDSYGNEFWNGTLYNSWLNAIRTLNPPAVRDSLPMFMRTAAWWQEKINTQQATWAQLRHDNLLYAKQSYTGIPICSFPESYVEPVPQFYDAIKTFATLGAQRFQQPPFNNQWIAAYFNGVRSTVDTLGEISRKELSNTPLTNEERSFLQRMLHKVQFGCTPDSSFDGWYAKMFYADLGGEGGIKEVDLVVADVHTAPADENGGIVGWILHGGTGPLNMGVWIANKPGGGAHAYVGPVLSYYEHVSTNFHRLTDEEWRTAYNLPPTFRPSYVNLYLADSTGNSRGAGINLLTGIDDGKKTAKVYPAAPVLYRNYPNPFNPSTFISFTIPPAFDNAHVELAIFDIQGRRVKVLVDESVPAGNFVARWDGRNEKGSEVASGAYFYQLSTNNFIQTMKLLLLR, from the coding sequence ATGAAGACGCGTAGACTCCGTTTTACTCTCCCCATCTTTCTTGTCTCTACAAGCTTTGCTGTTGCACAGAGTCTTCCCTTTAGTATCGAAGCGTACCGCCAATTCCTCCAACAACACCAAGTCGTCTCGGCTGCGGAACTCCGGGGCATGTATCCCGCCGGATATTTTCTTGCCAATACCAACACTGCATTGGGCGGCATTGCGTACTTCGATTCCATTGACAGTCACTATCAACTGACAAACTACGAGAAGCAATTGTTGCAGCAGCACAACTTTGCTGTGACGGAACGGTTGAAGTATGAATCGTTTGCCAAAGCCTTCGATGATGTCTACAAAAAAGATCTTCCCGTGTTCGTCTCGACGGATGCCATCCTTCATGCCATTCACATGTCGTATGATCGCATCCTGAAGGAAGTGGAATACACGTTTCTGATGGCGAAGCTCAACGCGTTGCTCTCGTCGTTGCATGCGCAAGTGCCGGCGCTTGCGTCCCGGTATGCAAACGTTCCCGCGATGCGAACATCACTGAAAGACCTTGATGTGTACCTCACAGTTCCGAGGAAGTTGTTGGGCAACTCCGTTGCGCCGTACTTTTCCGACAATATTCCGGTCGTGGACACTCTGCTTCAGCTTGTGTATGCCGAACATGGCTACGTGGAGTACCCGCTCTTTTCGTCCGCAAACCGGCTCATAGACTTCAGTCAGTTCAGGCCGCGGGGACACTACATCGGGCCGACGGTGCCTATCGAATTCTCCTGGTACTTCAGAGCGATGATGTGGTTGGGCAGGATGGAGATCTATTTGATTGCACCAATCACGGCCGATCCCCCGGTTCCGCACGCCGACGTTCAACGGCAGGTGATTGATGCAGCACTCGTTGCCGAGGCTGCACAGCTTGCCAATGTTTATCCATTGCTGCAAGAGATGGACGACATCATCCGCTTTTTCGTCGGAGAGTCGGATAACGTGACGTTGCCGAATGTTCGATCATTGTTGCAGATGACGCAGATTGATTCCGCAAGTCAGCTACTTGATGTTCAGCGGTTTGCAGCACTTCAAGATACGCTCCGACGACAGTCGTATGCATTCCAACTCATCATGTCGCAGTTGTTGCGTGGCGATCCGATGTCGGCGGATTCGATCACGCCGGCTTCGTCATTCTTGCTGCTCGGCCAGCGGTTTGTGATTGATTCGTATGTGACAGGCTCGGTGGTGTACGATCGGATCAAATATCAAAACGTTCGCGTCAAACGCATGCTGCCGGCGACGATGGATATTCTGTTTGCGCTGGGGAATTCTGCAACCGCTCAGCTCTTGCAGGAGGGAATCAACCAGTATCATTACGGCCAGAATCTTGCCGCGCTTCGCTATCTTATTGATTCGTATGGAAACGAATTCTGGAACGGCACACTCTACAACAGTTGGCTGAATGCAATACGCACACTCAATCCGCCTGCGGTGAGAGACTCATTGCCGATGTTCATGAGAACCGCGGCATGGTGGCAGGAAAAAATCAACACGCAACAGGCGACCTGGGCGCAGCTTCGCCACGACAATCTGCTGTATGCGAAGCAATCATACACCGGCATTCCCATCTGTTCGTTCCCCGAAAGCTATGTCGAACCGGTTCCGCAATTCTATGATGCCATCAAGACGTTCGCGACGCTCGGCGCGCAGCGGTTTCAGCAACCGCCATTCAACAACCAGTGGATAGCAGCGTACTTCAACGGCGTGCGTTCAACTGTTGACACGCTCGGCGAGATCAGCAGGAAGGAACTTTCAAACACCCCTCTGACGAATGAAGAGCGCAGCTTCTTGCAGCGTATGTTGCACAAGGTGCAGTTCGGTTGCACGCCGGACAGTTCATTCGATGGTTGGTACGCCAAGATGTTCTATGCTGATTTAGGAGGAGAAGGCGGCATCAAAGAAGTTGACCTTGTCGTTGCTGATGTTCACACGGCTCCGGCGGATGAAAACGGTGGGATTGTTGGTTGGATTCTGCACGGCGGAACCGGCCCGCTTAACATGGGAGTCTGGATTGCGAACAAGCCCGGCGGCGGTGCTCACGCGTATGTCGGTCCCGTGTTGAGCTACTACGAGCATGTCAGCACGAACTTCCATCGCCTGACGGATGAAGAATGGAGAACGGCGTACAATCTTCCGCCGACATTCCGTCCGTCGTATGTGAACTTGTACTTGGCGGACAGCACGGGAAATTCCCGCGGCGCTGGAATCAATCTTCTGACAGGCATTGATGACGGAAAGAAAACCGCCAAGGTGTATCCGGCTGCGCCTGTGCTGTATCGAAATTATCCCAATCCATTCAACCCGTCAACATTCATTTCGTTTACTATTCCCCCTGCGTTCGACAACGCACATGTTGAGTTGGCGATATTTGACATTCAAGGAAGGCGTGTGAAAGTCCTGGTGGATGAAAGCGTTCCCGCCGGCAACTTCGTTGCCCGATGGGACGGCAGGAATGAGAAGGGGAGTGAAGTGGCAAGCGGCGCATATTTCTATCAACTATCAACGAACAACTTTATCCAAACAATGAAACTACTTTTGCTTCGGTAG
- a CDS encoding M20/M25/M40 family metallo-hydrolase: MVFNVSCAQSPSSTIMQTSASDTSPETFTARYGDIAKQLLQTGLRDCDAHKFLTELCEKAPHRLSGSEGAAKAVDLTRKMMVDLGFDNVHLEKVMVPHWERGEEECWIIPAASSIPQTMKLHTLAVCALGGSIATPEEGVQAEVIEVKNFEQLRSLGDKAKGKIVFFNRPMDPTKFNTFEAYGGAVDQRGRGAMEAAKVGAVAVLVRSMTLRIDDVPHTGVMHYADTIKKIPAAAISTLHANYLSDLLSKQKSVKVHLKLTPKTHPDAESANVVGQITGSEKPNEIIVLGGHLDAWDKGHGAHDDGAGCMQAIEALNLLKKIGVKPKRTIRAVMFMNEENGTRGGNAYPVAPERIGETHIAAFESDAGGHAPRGFNVKWDSTLLAKILRWKPLFDMLDAGKINIGYAGVDIDPLVNTGVPGFGLVPENHRYFDYHHSDNDTIDKINPRELEMGAIVAALLSYLISEEGL, translated from the coding sequence ATGGTCTTCAACGTATCATGCGCCCAATCACCGTCAAGTACGATCATGCAAACGTCTGCTTCCGACACTTCTCCCGAAACCTTCACAGCGAGGTATGGCGATATTGCAAAACAGCTTCTTCAGACAGGCCTGCGAGATTGCGATGCGCACAAGTTTCTAACGGAACTCTGCGAAAAGGCGCCGCATCGTCTCAGTGGTTCCGAAGGTGCTGCAAAAGCCGTTGACCTGACCCGGAAGATGATGGTTGATCTCGGCTTTGACAATGTCCATCTTGAAAAAGTGATGGTACCGCATTGGGAGAGGGGAGAAGAGGAATGCTGGATTATTCCCGCTGCATCAAGTATACCGCAGACGATGAAATTGCACACGCTTGCCGTGTGTGCGCTCGGCGGCAGCATTGCCACGCCGGAAGAGGGGGTTCAGGCGGAGGTGATTGAAGTAAAGAACTTCGAACAATTGCGTTCCCTCGGCGACAAGGCAAAAGGCAAGATCGTCTTCTTCAACCGTCCGATGGATCCGACAAAGTTCAACACATTTGAAGCATACGGTGGGGCGGTTGATCAGCGGGGACGGGGGGCGATGGAAGCTGCGAAGGTGGGCGCCGTGGCAGTGCTTGTCCGTTCAATGACGCTACGCATCGACGATGTTCCTCATACGGGCGTCATGCATTATGCCGATACAATCAAAAAAATCCCCGCAGCCGCTATTAGTACGTTGCACGCGAATTACCTGAGTGACCTGCTGTCGAAACAGAAATCCGTAAAAGTTCATCTCAAACTCACACCAAAAACACATCCCGATGCGGAATCTGCAAATGTTGTCGGGCAGATAACAGGTTCTGAAAAACCAAATGAGATTATCGTCCTTGGCGGGCATCTTGATGCGTGGGACAAGGGACACGGTGCGCATGATGATGGTGCCGGTTGCATGCAGGCGATCGAGGCGTTGAATCTTCTCAAGAAAATCGGCGTGAAGCCGAAGAGAACCATCCGTGCCGTGATGTTTATGAATGAAGAGAACGGAACACGCGGAGGCAATGCGTATCCCGTTGCGCCGGAACGAATAGGCGAGACACATATCGCCGCATTTGAATCCGATGCAGGCGGACATGCGCCGCGGGGGTTCAACGTGAAATGGGACTCAACGTTGCTTGCCAAAATCCTTCGTTGGAAACCTCTCTTCGATATGCTCGATGCCGGAAAGATCAACATCGGGTATGCCGGAGTTGACATCGATCCGCTGGTGAATACCGGTGTCCCAGGCTTCGGGCTTGTGCCGGAAAATCACCGCTACTTCGATTATCATCATTCCGACAACGATACGATAGACAAGATAAATCCGAGAGAGCTTGAGATGGGGGCGATTGTTGCGGCGTTGCTGAGCTATTTGATTTCGGAAGAAGGGTTGTAG
- a CDS encoding T9SS type A sorting domain-containing protein, translating to MPSPSRGPYYSVSFADSDTGVAVGVIRGGGYGTIVRTTDAGQNWTAFDSVFNTIFTGAHFVDRHHAWIVGVNGKIFRTGDSGVSWEDLSVGGVNNNFTSVFFVSPSTGWITGQTNIIRKTVNGGSSWTNQTSGLGPWWSSIFFINADTGWAVNRNLGMPERILKTTNGGTWVNQVDLTSAQLHDVFFANQDTGFAVGSGIIMKTTNGGTTWQTSNIGQISLNSVHFTDSRTGWAVGGAGTILKTTNCGETWLNQPSGLNAMLWGVYFTNSDSGFAVGDTGVILRTTNGGGPTLSVGETERPHVFELEQNYPNPFNPATHIEFRIPARPAGGANFGFVSLKVFDVLGREVATLVNEVKAPGIYGVTWNASGFPSGVYLYQLRSGSLVQTKKLVLIK from the coding sequence ATGCCCTCACCCTCGCGGGGGCCCTATTATTCGGTGTCGTTCGCTGACTCGGATACGGGAGTTGCCGTCGGAGTTATAAGGGGAGGAGGCTATGGCACAATCGTGAGAACCACTGATGCAGGACAAAATTGGACGGCGTTCGACAGTGTGTTCAATACAATCTTTACTGGCGCTCACTTTGTGGATCGTCATCATGCTTGGATTGTTGGGGTCAACGGTAAAATATTCAGAACCGGTGATAGCGGAGTGAGTTGGGAAGACCTATCAGTAGGCGGAGTCAACAATAACTTCACATCGGTGTTCTTTGTGAGTCCCTCTACAGGATGGATTACCGGTCAAACGAACATCATAAGAAAAACAGTCAACGGCGGTTCATCTTGGACGAACCAAACATCCGGGCTTGGTCCGTGGTGGTCATCTATTTTCTTCATCAATGCTGATACGGGATGGGCTGTAAACCGCAACCTCGGCATGCCTGAGCGGATCCTCAAGACAACCAACGGCGGTACTTGGGTAAATCAGGTTGACCTGACGTCGGCTCAGCTGCATGACGTTTTTTTTGCCAATCAAGACACAGGCTTTGCTGTTGGCAGTGGTATCATCATGAAAACGACAAATGGTGGAACCACTTGGCAGACGAGCAATATTGGCCAGATTAGTCTTAACTCTGTGCATTTTACCGACTCCCGTACAGGCTGGGCAGTAGGGGGCGCAGGAACTATCCTCAAGACAACGAACTGTGGTGAGACATGGTTGAATCAACCGAGCGGATTAAACGCGATGCTTTGGGGAGTGTACTTCACAAATTCCGATTCCGGATTTGCAGTTGGTGATACGGGAGTTATTCTCAGAACGACAAATGGTGGCGGCCCCACATTGAGCGTAGGAGAGACCGAACGTCCTCATGTCTTCGAACTCGAACAAAACTATCCCAACCCGTTCAACCCGGCGACGCATATCGAATTCCGAATTCCTGCCCGTCCGGCAGGCGGGGCCAATTTCGGATTTGTCTCGCTCAAGGTGTTTGATGTGTTGGGTCGGGAGGTGGCAACGCTGGTGAACGAGGTGAAAGCACCGGGCATCTACGGGGTCACTTGGAATGCAAGCGGCTTTCCAAGTGGCGTGTATCTCTACCAACTCCGTTCAGGGAGTCTTGTGCAAACGAAGAAGCTTGTATTGATCAAGTAA